Proteins from a single region of Parcubacteria group bacterium:
- a CDS encoding class I SAM-dependent methyltransferase encodes MELKMENSKNRINWSEILKKYGVPTVLKDKLLRPYFEKVDVKESILDVGCGTGYFSGILCARGYKVSGVDLNSQLESTDRFDFDQADFVSFETNKKFQTILLINILTTVPFSDRIKILEKIKEIKTEEGIAYVVNTNADLVGTDFNSESLSSYRLADDKVRLKAKLVNGRSIEFDDYVIGREEMKEMCAMVGLYIVEIKDFQSEEIDKPIYEMYVLK; translated from the coding sequence ATGGAATTAAAAATGGAAAATTCAAAAAATAGAATAAATTGGTCGGAGATACTGAAGAAATATGGAGTACCAACAGTTTTGAAAGATAAATTGCTGAGACCGTATTTTGAAAAAGTTGATGTGAAAGAGTCTATTTTAGATGTTGGTTGCGGTACGGGATATTTCTCGGGAATTCTATGTGCGAGGGGCTATAAAGTATCAGGAGTTGATCTGAATAGCCAATTGGAAAGCACTGATCGATTCGATTTTGATCAAGCGGATTTTGTCTCATTTGAAACGAACAAAAAGTTTCAAACCATCTTGTTGATCAACATCTTAACCACCGTTCCTTTTTCAGATAGGATAAAAATCCTCGAAAAGATAAAAGAAATAAAAACTGAAGAAGGAATTGCTTATGTGGTCAACACCAATGCTGATTTGGTGGGAACTGATTTTAACTCAGAATCTCTTTCTAGCTATAGGCTGGCGGATGATAAAGTGAGACTTAAGGCCAAATTGGTCAATGGGAGGTCTATTGAGTTTGATGATTATGTAATCGGGAGAGAAGAAATGAAAGAAATGTGTGCAATGGTTGGTCTATATATTGTGGAGATAAAAGATTTCCAATCTGAAGAGATAGACAAACCGATTTATGAGATGTATGTATTGAAATAA
- a CDS encoding peptidylprolyl isomerase encodes MKRTIAAVVLLGGCMILTGCKQQEATTDQSQQETQKAKGYIDTMAAVNKSSREKIASATEAENKRLNETLSADNNSQTTMQNVPSQINMDLAQTCKSATIKTSKGDITVSFHNADAPVTVANFCTLAQKGFYDGVIFHRVIKDFMIQGGDPTGTGTGGPGYKFADELPQAGAYKIGSLAMANAGPNTNGSQFFIVTGDAGVGLPPLYTLFGEVTSGLDVALAIQGVPTGAQDKPVDDVVITSVDVSVQ; translated from the coding sequence ATGAAAAGAACCATAGCGGCAGTTGTTTTGCTCGGTGGGTGTATGATCCTCACCGGATGTAAACAACAGGAAGCAACAACAGATCAATCACAACAAGAAACGCAGAAGGCTAAGGGATATATTGATACAATGGCAGCTGTCAATAAGTCGTCGCGCGAAAAGATTGCAAGTGCGACCGAAGCAGAAAACAAGAGGTTAAATGAAACATTATCAGCAGACAATAATTCACAAACAACTATGCAAAACGTTCCATCGCAGATCAATATGGATCTCGCGCAAACATGTAAAAGCGCAACGATCAAAACAAGCAAAGGGGATATTACCGTGTCATTTCATAATGCAGATGCGCCGGTTACCGTGGCAAATTTTTGTACACTTGCGCAAAAAGGGTTTTATGACGGTGTAATTTTTCATCGTGTGATCAAAGATTTCATGATCCAAGGAGGTGACCCGACAGGCACGGGTACAGGCGGTCCTGGGTACAAATTTGCTGATGAACTTCCACAAGCCGGTGCATACAAGATCGGCTCACTCGCAATGGCAAACGCCGGACCAAATACCAACGGTAGTCAATTCTTTATCGTGACAGGGGACGCTGGTGTGGGCTTGCCACCACTTTATACGCTGTTTGGGGAAGTGACGAGTGGACTGGATGTTGCTCTAGCGATTCAAGGGGTACCAACCGGCGCACAAGACAAACCAGTCGATGATGTGGTGATCACAAGTGTTGATGTGAGTGTGCAATAA
- a CDS encoding helix-turn-helix domain-containing protein, producing MLYKQLSDAGLTETEAKIYLAALELGEASVSRIATKSDIKRTTVYLSLENLMKKGLMSAIKKGGKIHYFSEDPRNLERVMDERKKHISDLMPQLLSFANFIDKKPTIRYFEETAGIKEVLKDALNYPKKEICVMYYDAYTSNFDEDFFSEYFIPERIKKRISVRKLLPQSEKLSPFDKTNSEFLQKSRCLSTDIFNIEIEIMIYGSDKVSILSFEEKFALIIESRKIHASLKSIFETMWSIGQEY from the coding sequence ATGCTTTACAAACAACTATCAGACGCCGGACTCACTGAAACAGAGGCCAAAATCTATTTGGCCGCTTTGGAGTTGGGCGAGGCCTCGGTGAGCAGGATCGCTACCAAATCAGACATCAAGAGAACCACGGTCTATCTCTCATTGGAAAACCTGATGAAAAAAGGCCTTATGAGTGCCATCAAAAAAGGTGGCAAAATCCATTATTTTTCTGAAGACCCTCGCAATCTGGAACGCGTGATGGACGAAAGAAAAAAACATATTTCCGATCTCATGCCCCAACTTCTCTCCTTTGCCAATTTCATCGACAAAAAGCCGACCATTCGCTATTTTGAAGAAACCGCTGGGATAAAGGAGGTCTTGAAAGATGCACTCAACTATCCCAAAAAAGAAATTTGCGTCATGTATTATGATGCGTATACGTCTAATTTTGACGAAGATTTTTTCTCTGAATATTTTATTCCCGAGAGGATTAAAAAAAGGATTTCTGTAAGAAAACTATTGCCACAAAGTGAAAAATTAAGTCCATTTGATAAAACAAATTCAGAATTCTTACAAAAATCACGATGCCTGTCTACTGACATTTTCAATATTGAGATAGAGATCATGATCTATGGCAGTGACAAAGTAAGCATTTTATCCTTTGAAGAAAAATTCGCACTGATCATTGAGAGTCGAAAGATCCATGCCAGTCTGAAAAGTATTTTTGAAACCATGTGGTCGATCGGCCAAGAATATTAA
- a CDS encoding GspE/PulE family protein, which yields MVIITHPDEQAEKLHARETERTLQHLQSKSQEEFASYTAKRLGLPYIDLNITPISSDDVSTIKEDVAKQYQVAAFHSSGKFLKLGSPNPENPELHQLIADLRDTKGWDVELFVISHDSFEKLLRQYKNAYFIDAIDTMRLTLTGKDLEEFEQGLGQLLRLKENIDELPTTEVLNIIFSGAVKLLASDIHLEPQKESVHMRYRIDGVLQDITTIPHHTHKLLTNRIKLMSKMRINIRDEAQDGHFTSELDGTTQIDVRVSTIPGKEFEGIVLRLLRSDSITVDINTLGLAGKAFEDIQKNIAKNAGMILTTGPTGSGKTTTLYTLINHIKTAETKIITIEDPIEYQIEGISQTQISKEHGYTFARGLRAIVRQDPDVILVGEIRDDETADVAVNAALTGHLVLSTLHTNNAIATIPRLMELGVKPTLIPSATNVFMAQRLVRTLCENCKEQYVPAQETIEMFMKMVALISPKAKLEIPKQITSIYRAVGCDQCHNTGYKGRIGIFEVLTMTSTIEQMILDLASETEIMKSAIEDGLVTMTQDGVLKALKGQTTIEEIMRVTTEGELIEKLYEDLMSQSLAHGIFVKNEIQNLAGANAQNFTAIDACVNKADDNDVLPVILAYGSTLKSSDIHIEPQEDFVDIRMRVDGVLQSIAHMPIISYPLLLSKIKVISNIPTTIRQGVSDSRFRILYEKEDATENHVDVRVSIIVGGYGETVVLRLLNRETVNIDLHTIGIRDYNLDRIMSQAHKPYGIILNTGPTGSGKTTTLYSVLREISNPDIKIITIEDPIEYQLDGILQTQIDKKAGYTFASALRALLRQDPDVMLVGEIRDEETAETAVNAALTGHLLISSLHTNDAVGAVQRLIRLGIGTDDLTTAVNAFIAQRLVRTLCECKKDRPVTEEEKIMITKTLEGISPVVAIPRPQTEKIFIPGGCPKCNGIGYKGRTVVSEVFIMDDDLRELIAHGAMMADLKKKAIEKGMLTMEQDALLKVLEGATTLEEAKRVTTL from the coding sequence ATGGTCATCATCACACACCCTGACGAGCAAGCCGAGAAACTTCACGCAAGAGAAACCGAACGCACCCTGCAACATCTCCAATCAAAAAGTCAGGAAGAATTTGCTTCCTACACCGCAAAAAGACTCGGCCTCCCTTATATCGATCTCAACATCACCCCAATCTCTAGTGATGATGTTTCCACGATCAAAGAAGATGTCGCCAAACAATATCAGGTTGCAGCGTTCCACTCATCAGGAAAATTTCTCAAACTCGGCAGCCCTAATCCGGAAAACCCCGAGCTTCACCAACTCATTGCAGATTTGCGTGACACAAAAGGATGGGACGTGGAGCTGTTTGTGATCTCTCATGATTCTTTTGAAAAATTACTGCGTCAATACAAAAATGCGTATTTTATTGACGCAATCGACACAATGCGTCTAACGCTTACAGGAAAAGATCTCGAGGAATTTGAACAAGGTCTCGGACAATTATTGCGACTCAAAGAAAATATTGACGAATTACCCACAACCGAGGTGCTCAATATTATTTTTTCCGGCGCAGTCAAGCTTCTTGCAAGCGACATTCATCTTGAACCACAAAAGGAATCTGTGCACATGCGTTATCGCATCGATGGTGTACTGCAAGACATTACCACCATCCCACATCACACGCACAAACTATTGACCAACCGTATCAAACTCATGAGCAAAATGCGGATCAATATCCGCGATGAGGCGCAAGATGGTCACTTTACTTCTGAGCTTGATGGCACGACGCAAATTGATGTCCGTGTATCCACAATTCCGGGTAAGGAATTTGAGGGTATCGTACTTCGTCTTTTGCGCAGTGATAGCATTACCGTAGACATCAATACTCTCGGCCTCGCAGGAAAAGCCTTTGAGGATATCCAAAAAAATATCGCCAAAAATGCCGGCATGATTCTCACAACAGGTCCAACAGGATCCGGCAAGACGACAACACTTTATACGCTTATCAACCACATCAAAACGGCAGAGACAAAGATCATCACGATCGAGGATCCGATCGAGTATCAGATCGAAGGCATCTCCCAGACGCAAATTTCGAAAGAGCATGGCTATACTTTTGCCAGAGGATTGCGCGCAATTGTGAGGCAAGACCCTGATGTCATTCTCGTCGGTGAGATCCGCGATGATGAAACAGCTGACGTTGCTGTGAACGCCGCTCTCACCGGTCATCTCGTGCTTTCCACACTACACACCAATAACGCCATTGCAACGATCCCTCGTCTCATGGAGCTCGGTGTCAAACCAACGCTCATCCCATCTGCAACAAATGTCTTTATGGCACAACGTCTTGTGCGTACCCTGTGCGAAAACTGCAAAGAACAATACGTGCCGGCGCAAGAGACCATCGAGATGTTCATGAAAATGGTAGCTCTCATTTCGCCAAAAGCAAAGTTGGAAATCCCAAAACAAATCACTTCCATATATCGCGCTGTCGGATGTGATCAATGCCATAACACAGGCTATAAGGGTCGCATCGGCATTTTTGAGGTTCTTACCATGACCAGCACAATTGAACAAATGATCCTTGATCTCGCAAGTGAGACTGAGATCATGAAATCAGCAATTGAAGACGGTTTGGTCACGATGACACAAGATGGTGTTTTGAAAGCATTAAAAGGACAAACAACGATCGAGGAGATTATGCGAGTCACGACTGAAGGAGAACTCATCGAAAAACTTTATGAAGACCTCATGTCGCAATCTCTTGCACATGGCATTTTTGTCAAAAATGAGATCCAAAATCTTGCCGGCGCCAATGCGCAAAATTTTACTGCCATCGACGCCTGTGTCAACAAAGCTGATGACAATGATGTTCTCCCCGTGATCCTCGCCTATGGATCAACGCTCAAATCAAGTGATATCCACATTGAGCCGCAGGAAGATTTTGTCGATATCCGTATGCGTGTCGATGGCGTATTGCAATCCATCGCCCATATGCCGATCATCAGTTACCCCCTTCTTCTCAGCAAGATCAAGGTCATCAGCAACATCCCTACGACAATTCGCCAAGGTGTTTCCGACAGTCGTTTCCGCATTCTTTATGAAAAGGAAGATGCAACGGAAAATCATGTGGATGTGCGTGTTTCGATCATCGTCGGCGGTTATGGCGAGACAGTTGTGTTGCGCCTCCTCAACAGAGAAACTGTCAACATCGACTTGCATACAATTGGCATCCGTGATTACAATCTCGACCGCATCATGTCACAAGCACATAAACCATACGGCATCATCCTCAACACAGGTCCGACAGGCTCCGGTAAAACCACAACACTGTACAGCGTCTTGCGTGAGATCAGCAACCCTGACATCAAGATCATCACCATCGAAGATCCGATCGAATATCAGCTCGATGGTATTTTGCAAACACAGATCGATAAAAAGGCCGGCTATACATTTGCTTCTGCACTTCGCGCCCTCCTCCGTCAAGATCCCGATGTGATGTTGGTTGGTGAAATCCGCGATGAAGAAACGGCGGAAACAGCAGTCAATGCCGCACTTACAGGTCATCTCCTCATCTCTTCGCTTCACACCAACGATGCCGTTGGTGCTGTACAGCGCCTCATCCGCCTCGGCATTGGCACTGACGACCTCACTACCGCCGTCAATGCCTTTATCGCCCAGCGTCTCGTACGTACGCTCTGTGAATGTAAAAAAGATCGTCCGGTAACGGAAGAAGAAAAAATCATGATCACAAAAACACTTGAAGGCATTTCACCGGTTGTCGCAATTCCACGCCCCCAGACAGAAAAAATCTTCATCCCGGGCGGATGTCCAAAGTGTAATGGCATCGGGTATAAAGGCCGTACCGTCGTATCGGAAGTATTTATCATGGACGACGATTTGCGCGAACTGATCGCTCACGGCGCAATGATGGCAGATCTCAAGAAAAAAGCGATCGAAAAAGGCATGCTCACCATGGAGCAAGACGCTCTCCTCAAAGTCCTTGAAGGCGCCACAACCCTTGAGGAAGCCAAACGCGTTACAACGCTGTAA
- a CDS encoding DUF3048 domain-containing protein yields MKKGYIYAVSAGCLAVIALSGCGCKRNAEEISTEEKTPGNVVVPYEKPANASPITGLACDNYDKRPFGVMYSGDVETRPYFSNITKADMVVEMPHRAIHDGTRVMGVFGCNAPTQIGPMRSARVDFMNVAGSIDAVFVLWGGDSVTKNLLDNKVMNSLTCADGGVNAGDAACYRLDKGVVPLDMEDRAFTSMPELIKSASGYGYSNQNTFAGFEHQGEISRDQRPEYGQISVGYDNPFRVNYEYNPETNSYDRLFNKKEEYDFVTKERVSPKNVIVIQTKKDAFYIDTDYVSQGLRDPWAGIDETHKKNDNGQYPNFQLGDPWFDTRFEGEAYFYMNGQEIVGTWKKERGDKKPFKFYDANGQDVHFVPGQIWLQVVSNGKTVKWNPGTAEDRAENKTKREQAALAPATTATDATATTETTAE; encoded by the coding sequence ATGAAAAAAGGATATATATATGCAGTCAGCGCCGGATGTCTTGCGGTGATCGCATTGTCTGGATGCGGATGTAAACGAAATGCAGAGGAGATTTCTACTGAGGAAAAAACGCCCGGAAACGTTGTTGTGCCATATGAAAAACCGGCAAATGCCAGTCCGATCACCGGGCTTGCATGTGATAATTATGACAAACGTCCTTTTGGCGTGATGTATAGTGGTGATGTGGAGACACGACCGTATTTTTCCAATATTACCAAGGCGGATATGGTGGTGGAGATGCCACACCGCGCGATCCATGATGGGACGCGTGTGATGGGTGTTTTCGGGTGTAATGCGCCGACACAAATTGGTCCGATGCGATCAGCACGAGTGGATTTTATGAATGTGGCAGGCTCGATCGATGCAGTGTTCGTGTTGTGGGGCGGGGATAGCGTGACCAAAAATCTCTTGGATAACAAAGTGATGAACAGTCTGACATGCGCTGATGGTGGTGTAAATGCGGGTGATGCGGCATGCTATCGCTTGGACAAGGGCGTTGTGCCATTGGATATGGAAGACCGCGCGTTTACATCGATGCCGGAACTCATCAAATCAGCGAGCGGATATGGCTATTCCAACCAAAATACATTTGCCGGATTTGAACATCAAGGAGAAATTTCCAGAGACCAGCGTCCGGAATATGGCCAAATCTCAGTGGGCTATGACAATCCATTTCGTGTGAACTACGAATACAATCCTGAGACAAACTCTTATGATCGTCTTTTCAACAAAAAGGAGGAATATGATTTTGTGACCAAGGAACGGGTATCGCCAAAGAATGTGATCGTGATCCAGACAAAAAAAGATGCTTTTTATATCGACACAGACTATGTGTCGCAGGGACTTCGTGATCCATGGGCTGGTATAGATGAAACGCACAAAAAGAACGACAATGGACAATATCCGAACTTTCAGCTCGGTGATCCGTGGTTTGATACGAGATTTGAGGGAGAAGCATATTTCTATATGAACGGACAAGAGATCGTTGGCACATGGAAGAAAGAACGAGGAGACAAAAAACCATTCAAATTTTATGATGCAAATGGACAGGATGTTCACTTTGTGCCAGGACAAATTTGGTTGCAGGTTGTGTCTAATGGCAAGACGGTAAAATGGAATCCCGGTACGGCAGAGGATCGTGCAGAAAATAAGACAAAGCGCGAACAGGCGGCTCTTGCGCCGGCGACGACCGCAACGGATGCTACGGCTACCACAGAAACAACAGCAGAGTAA
- the polA gene encoding DNA polymerase I, which translates to MTKNKHSSSAKATAGRSKTLLLLDGNAILHRAYHAIPPLSTDDGVQTNAVYGFVSTLFTVLEKFQPEYIVASFDVPGKNFRHEMFPEYKTKRKETPEDLTPQFDLVKDVVRSLGITIVEKEGFEADDVIGTISTHITDDVDVVIVTGDKDTLQLVNDHVRVFTMSRGIHDMVLYDRELVKDKMGVEVEQIVDYKGLRGDPSDNIPGVKGIGEKTAVELLTTYHDLDHIYSHIDEIKDSVRKKLEANKEKAYLSRTLGIIRTDVPVALINLGAAQTADITFDRARTMFHKLGFNSLIRRFPTSAGAQEKTQSQKNAMHITVVAERDVAMVCKKCASSVVSVAIDASQTQMYGMALFVGDQVQYMPYTQKTAEILGHFMKDSTIKKVIYDVKSFLHDVERWHMTVDGVVDDVLLQAYVVQQNKKFDLDALAFDVLGVLSEGKKTSNQMALMLRDHDEQVNVVCTRAYHTAMLHAHFCAKIDEIIKTQKEKANIKTVLDTIEMPLIDVLFHMEKRGIGIDKGRLKEIATVINAEIDTLTQTIYGHAGEVFNINSTQQLRVILFDKLQISTQNIKKTKTGFSTASDELGKIRDVHPIVAEIERYRELFKLKTTYVDVLPTLTDAEDRIHTTFNQAVATTGRLSSSDPNLQNIPIRTEDGRRLREGFKAKKGYTFVSVDYSQIDLRCVAHVSGDPALIKAFNDGMDIHTYTAAQVLGIAPEEITKEQRRSAKELNFGLIYGMGQFGFARAAGIDTKEAKKFITAYFEKFAGVKVYIENTKKQAMKSGYVETLFGRRRYVKEIQSKNFQLHAAGERAAINMPIQGLAADIMKLAMIAADRHIAKKYGTDDAYAVLQIHDEIIFEVCEELAGEFAEQMTHVMENVCTLKVPLAVDVSQGERWSEL; encoded by the coding sequence ATGACAAAAAATAAACATTCCTCCTCCGCTAAAGCTACGGCGGGACGTAGTAAAACACTTTTACTTCTTGATGGAAATGCGATTCTGCATAGGGCGTATCATGCGATCCCGCCGCTTTCGACCGATGATGGCGTGCAGACCAATGCGGTGTATGGATTTGTATCCACACTTTTTACTGTATTGGAAAAATTCCAGCCGGAATATATCGTGGCGTCGTTTGATGTGCCGGGGAAGAATTTTCGTCATGAGATGTTTCCTGAATACAAAACAAAGCGCAAAGAAACGCCGGAAGACCTTACGCCACAATTTGATCTCGTTAAGGATGTGGTGCGATCGTTGGGGATCACGATTGTGGAGAAAGAAGGCTTTGAGGCAGATGATGTGATCGGGACGATCTCTACACATATTACTGATGATGTGGATGTGGTGATCGTGACAGGGGATAAAGATACATTGCAACTGGTCAACGATCATGTACGCGTATTTACAATGTCGCGCGGTATCCATGACATGGTGCTCTATGACAGGGAATTGGTCAAAGATAAAATGGGTGTAGAGGTGGAGCAAATCGTGGACTATAAGGGCTTGCGCGGGGATCCAAGTGATAACATCCCCGGCGTGAAGGGCATCGGAGAAAAGACGGCTGTCGAACTTTTGACAACATATCATGATCTGGACCACATTTACAGTCATATCGATGAGATCAAGGACAGCGTGCGCAAAAAATTGGAAGCAAATAAAGAAAAAGCCTATCTCTCACGAACACTTGGCATCATTCGTACGGATGTGCCTGTTGCCCTCATCAATCTCGGTGCGGCACAAACAGCGGATATCACATTTGATCGCGCACGCACGATGTTTCACAAACTGGGGTTCAATAGTTTGATCAGGCGATTTCCCACTTCTGCAGGGGCGCAGGAAAAAACACAATCGCAAAAAAACGCAATGCACATTACAGTTGTCGCGGAACGTGATGTGGCGATGGTATGCAAAAAATGCGCATCATCTGTGGTAAGTGTTGCGATTGACGCTTCGCAGACGCAAATGTATGGTATGGCGCTGTTTGTGGGTGATCAAGTACAGTATATGCCATATACACAAAAAACAGCGGAAATCCTTGGGCATTTTATGAAGGACAGTACGATCAAAAAAGTGATTTATGATGTAAAATCATTTTTGCATGATGTGGAGCGGTGGCATATGACAGTTGACGGCGTAGTGGATGATGTGTTGCTTCAAGCATATGTGGTCCAACAAAACAAAAAATTCGATCTCGATGCGCTTGCCTTTGATGTGCTAGGTGTTTTGTCAGAGGGAAAAAAGACAAGCAATCAAATGGCGCTTATGTTACGCGATCATGATGAACAGGTCAATGTCGTATGCACACGCGCATATCATACGGCAATGTTGCATGCACATTTTTGTGCAAAGATCGATGAGATCATCAAAACGCAAAAAGAAAAAGCGAATATCAAAACCGTTTTGGATACGATTGAGATGCCACTCATCGATGTGCTTTTTCACATGGAAAAGAGAGGCATTGGCATTGACAAAGGTCGTCTCAAAGAAATTGCCACAGTGATCAATGCGGAGATTGATACACTTACGCAGACGATTTACGGTCATGCGGGAGAAGTTTTCAATATCAACTCTACACAACAATTGCGCGTGATCCTCTTTGATAAATTACAGATCTCGACGCAAAATATCAAAAAAACCAAAACAGGATTTTCTACGGCATCTGATGAGTTGGGAAAAATTCGTGACGTGCATCCGATCGTTGCGGAGATCGAGCGATATCGTGAGCTTTTCAAGCTCAAGACAACGTATGTGGATGTACTGCCAACTTTGACCGATGCGGAAGATCGTATCCACACAACATTCAATCAAGCGGTGGCAACGACGGGACGATTGTCATCATCAGACCCAAATCTGCAAAACATCCCGATCCGCACAGAGGATGGACGGCGTTTGCGCGAAGGCTTCAAAGCAAAAAAAGGATATACATTTGTCAGCGTGGATTATTCGCAGATCGATCTGCGGTGTGTGGCGCATGTTAGTGGTGATCCGGCATTGATCAAAGCGTTCAATGACGGTATGGACATTCACACATATACGGCGGCACAGGTGTTGGGTATTGCACCGGAGGAGATTACCAAGGAACAGCGTAGAAGTGCCAAGGAATTGAATTTTGGGCTCATCTATGGCATGGGACAGTTTGGGTTTGCACGAGCGGCTGGCATTGATACCAAAGAGGCCAAGAAATTCATTACGGCATATTTTGAAAAGTTTGCCGGTGTGAAGGTATATATCGAAAATACCAAAAAACAAGCGATGAAGAGCGGGTATGTGGAAACGCTTTTCGGTCGCAGACGCTATGTCAAAGAGATCCAATCAAAGAATTTTCAATTACACGCGGCAGGGGAGCGTGCGGCGATCAACATGCCGATCCAAGGACTTGCGGCAGACATTATGAAACTGGCGATGATCGCGGCAGATCGTCATATCGCAAAGAAGTATGGCACAGATGATGCATATGCCGTATTGCAAATTCACGATGAGATCATTTTTGAAGTGTGTGAAGAATTGGCAGGAGAGTTTGCAGAGCAGATGACACATGTAATGGAGAATGTCTGCACGTTGAAAGTTCCACTAGCTGTCGATGTGTCACAAGGCGAGCGGTGGAGTGAGCTGTAG
- the tsaE gene encoding tRNA (adenosine(37)-N6)-threonylcarbamoyltransferase complex ATPase subunit type 1 TsaE, with the protein MKTIISTSIAQTHAFARDIIENLPDKTTIICLQGELGSGKTTLAQGILEYCGAEGPYTSPTFTIIKQYDIDAYGKKRVYHIDTYRIGSHDMIELGWQEMISDRQNLIIVEWPERIADILPADAIKISCEWIDEKTRRYIM; encoded by the coding sequence ATGAAAACGATTATTTCAACGTCAATTGCGCAAACGCATGCATTTGCGCGAGATATTATTGAAAATTTGCCTGATAAAACCACCATAATTTGTTTGCAGGGTGAGCTTGGTAGTGGCAAAACGACTTTAGCACAGGGGATTTTGGAGTATTGTGGTGCAGAGGGTCCGTATACCAGTCCGACATTTACGATCATAAAACAGTATGATATCGATGCATACGGCAAGAAGCGCGTATATCATATTGATACATATCGCATCGGCAGTCATGATATGATAGAATTGGGATGGCAAGAGATGATCAGCGATCGTCAAAATCTCATAATTGTCGAATGGCCAGAGCGCATTGCCGATATTTTGCCGGCTGACGCGATAAAAATCTCGTGTGAATGGATCGATGAAAAAACGCGTAGGTATATTATGTAA